Proteins found in one Maridesulfovibrio sp. genomic segment:
- the cimA gene encoding citramalate synthase produces the protein MKQIKIYDTTLRDGTQSEEINLSVQDKVRITRKLDDLGVHYVEGGWPGSNATDKEFFQEIQNYALKNCKISAFGSTHMNRLTPEKDPNLIALVDSGAKVMSIFGKTWDFHATSALGVSLDRNIELISNSLSYLRPHVEELFFDAEHFFDGFKANPEFTINCLKAAYEAGADVLVLCDTNGGSMPEEVAQACRTVLEKIPGCSIGIHAHNDCELAVANSLAAVENGAIQIQGTMNGYGERCGNANICSIIPNLELKLGYKTIGEDKLIKLKETSTYITEIANLRPFLRQPFVGRAAFAHKGGIHVSAVLKDSTSYEHIDPLLVGNDRRVLLSDLSGKSNVLYKAQKYGYDLDKDDPAVQTILADIKERESIGFEYSAAEASFELLFFKAMGWSKRYFEFINFFVVDAKRKNDQEPFSEATVIVKVHGQENHTAASGDGPVNALDKALRKALEPFYPSLKNVRLQDFKVRVLSGAVRQAAGTSSNVRLLIESTDGKDQWTTMGVSHNIIEASWQALVDSINYKLFKDDPQKWPSR, from the coding sequence ATGAAACAAATAAAAATATATGACACCACCCTGCGTGACGGCACACAATCAGAAGAAATAAACTTAAGTGTGCAGGATAAAGTGCGCATAACCCGCAAGCTGGACGACCTCGGCGTACATTACGTCGAGGGCGGCTGGCCCGGTTCCAATGCCACTGACAAGGAATTTTTCCAAGAAATTCAAAACTACGCCTTAAAAAACTGCAAAATTTCGGCTTTCGGTTCAACTCATATGAACCGCCTTACTCCCGAAAAAGATCCCAATTTGATTGCCCTGGTTGATTCCGGTGCAAAAGTCATGTCTATCTTCGGAAAGACATGGGATTTTCATGCTACCAGTGCTCTCGGTGTCTCTCTTGACAGAAATATTGAATTGATCAGCAACAGTCTCAGCTATCTGCGACCGCATGTGGAAGAACTGTTTTTTGATGCTGAACATTTCTTTGACGGTTTCAAAGCCAACCCTGAATTCACTATCAACTGCCTCAAGGCAGCATATGAAGCAGGTGCAGATGTACTTGTGCTCTGTGATACAAATGGCGGTTCCATGCCGGAAGAAGTCGCTCAGGCGTGCAGGACCGTCTTGGAAAAGATTCCCGGTTGCAGCATCGGAATCCATGCCCACAACGACTGTGAGCTTGCTGTAGCGAATTCTTTGGCTGCTGTAGAAAACGGGGCAATACAGATTCAGGGTACAATGAACGGTTACGGAGAGCGTTGCGGTAACGCCAATATCTGTTCGATCATCCCCAACCTCGAACTCAAGCTCGGCTATAAAACAATCGGTGAAGATAAGCTGATTAAGTTGAAGGAAACTTCTACTTACATTACGGAAATCGCCAACCTTCGCCCTTTCCTTCGTCAGCCTTTTGTCGGACGGGCCGCTTTTGCCCACAAGGGCGGTATCCACGTAAGTGCAGTGCTGAAAGATTCCACCAGCTATGAACACATTGACCCCCTGCTGGTTGGTAATGACCGTCGTGTATTGCTTTCCGACCTTTCCGGTAAAAGCAACGTGCTCTACAAGGCCCAGAAGTACGGCTACGATCTTGATAAAGATGATCCTGCGGTTCAAACCATTCTGGCTGATATCAAGGAACGTGAATCCATCGGTTTTGAATATTCTGCCGCGGAAGCATCGTTCGAGCTGCTTTTCTTCAAAGCGATGGGCTGGTCCAAACGTTATTTTGAATTCATTAATTTCTTTGTGGTCGATGCCAAGCGTAAAAATGATCAGGAACCTTTTTCCGAGGCTACGGTCATTGTAAAAGTGCATGGGCAGGAAAACCATACCGCCGCTTCCGGTGACGGTCCGGTCAATGCGCTTGATAAAGCCTTGCGTAAAGCTCTTGAACCCTTCTACCCTTCCTTGAAAAATGTACGTCTGCAGGACTTCAAGGTAAGAGTCTTGTCCGGCGCTGTTCGTCAGGCAGCAGGAACAAGCTCCAATGTCCGTCTGCTGATTGAATCCACAGACGGCAAAGATCAGTGGACTACAATGGGTGTGAGCCACAACATTATTGAAGCTAGTTGGCAGGCCCTTGTGGACTCTATCAACTACAAGCTTTTTAAGGACGACCCGCAGAAATGGCCATCCAGATAA
- a CDS encoding aspartate kinase — MNIVVQKFGGTSVRNLECMKQVLEKVMVPYEKGSKVIVVLSAMAGETNRLLDLAHEWSKEPDLAEMDSLVSTGEQVSVALFSMLLKDRGIKARSLLGFQIPIKTDSNYSRARILDIGRDKIEELLQENDILVMAGFQGCDAAKRITTLGRGGSDTSAVAMAAAIDADLCEIFTDVPGVFTTDPNICSQARKLDYVSYDEMLEMASMGAKVLQIRSVEFAKKYNVKVHVRSTFSDEIGTYVTQEDKNMESVLVSGIAYDKDQARVTLSKVNDVPGVSATLFTPLAEAGILVDMIVQNPGQDGRTDMTFTVPRGDLKKTLEILDGIKDPMGAQDVLYDQNVCKVSVIGVGMRNHSGVASKAFQALRDENINILMISTSEIKITCLIEEKYTELAIRTLHNTFGLDKQGSEENTF, encoded by the coding sequence ATGAACATCGTAGTACAAAAATTCGGTGGAACCTCGGTCAGGAACCTCGAATGCATGAAGCAAGTACTGGAAAAAGTCATGGTGCCTTACGAAAAAGGCAGCAAAGTTATCGTTGTCCTGTCCGCTATGGCAGGTGAAACAAATCGCCTGCTCGATTTGGCCCACGAATGGTCCAAAGAACCGGACCTTGCCGAGATGGACTCGCTTGTCTCCACCGGGGAACAAGTTTCCGTAGCCCTTTTTTCCATGCTTCTTAAAGACCGTGGCATTAAAGCCCGCTCCCTGCTCGGCTTTCAGATTCCTATCAAAACAGATTCAAATTACTCCCGTGCACGCATTCTGGATATAGGCCGCGATAAAATTGAAGAACTGCTGCAGGAGAATGATATACTGGTCATGGCCGGCTTTCAGGGCTGCGACGCTGCAAAACGAATTACCACCCTCGGTCGCGGCGGTTCCGATACTTCCGCTGTAGCCATGGCAGCAGCGATTGATGCTGATCTTTGCGAAATTTTCACTGATGTTCCGGGCGTGTTCACTACCGACCCCAACATCTGTTCACAGGCCCGCAAACTGGATTATGTCTCTTATGATGAGATGCTTGAAATGGCCAGTATGGGAGCTAAAGTATTACAGATTCGTTCAGTTGAATTTGCCAAAAAATATAATGTTAAAGTTCATGTCCGCTCTACTTTTAGCGATGAAATCGGAACTTATGTTACTCAGGAGGATAAAAATATGGAATCAGTACTTGTTTCCGGAATTGCATATGATAAGGACCAGGCTCGCGTAACACTGTCAAAGGTAAATGACGTACCGGGTGTTTCCGCCACCCTTTTCACTCCTCTTGCTGAAGCAGGTATTCTGGTTGACATGATCGTTCAGAACCCCGGCCAAGACGGTCGTACGGATATGACTTTCACCGTGCCCAGAGGCGACCTGAAAAAGACCCTTGAAATTCTGGATGGCATTAAAGACCCCATGGGCGCACAGGATGTGCTTTATGATCAGAATGTATGCAAGGTTTCTGTTATCGGTGTCGGAATGCGTAACCATTCCGGTGTCGCTTCCAAGGCATTTCAGGCCCTGCGTGATGAGAATATCAATATCCTTATGATCAGCACATCCGAAATTAAGATTACCTGTCTTATTGAGGAAAAATATACTGAGCTGGCCATAAGAACACTTCACAACACGTTTGGACTCGATAAACAGGGGTCCGAAGAAAATACGTTCTAG
- a CDS encoding DUF3536 domain-containing protein: MSEKFLCIHGHFYQPPREDPWLDMICPEGSAAPFRHWNERICRESYAPLAWARRMGSKGIFEIINCYEWISFNVGPTLFRWIERAEPELYAKILEGDALSLKRWGHGNAIAQIYHHVIMPLASELDRDIEVAWAIADFESRFERKPEGMWLSETACNTETLETLADHGITFTLLAPRQAEAIAELGSDDWQTVDEHSINIKEPYLVELPSGRTISIFFYDGALSQAIAFEGLLKNGDDFWNRLSGASSEGLLSIGTDGETYGHHVEFGEMALAYVLSQAIDKRDELSLLNYGAYLEQHPPTRKVKIREDSSWSCYHGVERWKSDCGCCTGGHPGWNQQWRKPLRDGLNQVRDLMNAHYFNHGEKIFTDPRAALLDYGMLLSGIVSEEYFFKHHFKVEEGTHDADLGWKLLSMQKWALSSFASCGWFFDDLARLEPVNNMGFALRAIELSKETGLIGLEEKFLSIAGEARSNEERYGSAADLWASKIKPQSETPGSLIGQALGRLYVEGVLPQPGEEGSISWPGVSVLIKTNDSSFVVARGEAEINWNFESEIKKYGWKWEKGERVLTGTVEITLPGGQKEHYPLTEISWKKKQTIALTWARRFSESAWQNQVLSTGCGPVLFNHFEDYQTIQTSDSQWKMLWPGIAWNYLFSGDQVSDDFIEFVKSVGRDHPGLDFFMEQLSKHICLMLDNRLTLWENICDVIERARSLELPLDLWKLQNCYWDKVLIGENDPELSRIIGFDL, encoded by the coding sequence ATGTCAGAAAAATTTTTGTGTATACACGGCCACTTTTATCAGCCACCTCGGGAAGATCCATGGCTTGATATGATCTGCCCTGAAGGAAGTGCTGCTCCTTTCAGGCATTGGAACGAACGAATCTGCCGTGAAAGCTACGCTCCCCTCGCATGGGCCAGACGTATGGGCAGTAAAGGAATTTTCGAGATTATCAATTGTTATGAATGGATCAGCTTTAATGTAGGACCTACTCTTTTCCGCTGGATTGAAAGAGCCGAGCCGGAACTTTATGCCAAAATACTTGAAGGCGATGCCTTAAGCCTGAAACGCTGGGGACACGGAAATGCCATAGCCCAGATCTATCATCATGTGATAATGCCTCTTGCTTCTGAACTGGATCGCGATATTGAAGTCGCGTGGGCCATTGCCGATTTTGAATCCCGTTTTGAACGTAAACCGGAAGGTATGTGGCTTTCCGAAACCGCCTGCAATACTGAAACCCTAGAAACCCTTGCCGATCACGGCATAACTTTCACACTGCTGGCCCCCAGACAGGCGGAAGCAATAGCCGAATTAGGGTCCGATGACTGGCAGACAGTTGATGAACATTCCATTAATATAAAAGAACCTTATCTTGTGGAACTGCCTTCCGGCAGGACTATTTCCATCTTTTTTTATGACGGCGCTCTTTCGCAGGCAATTGCTTTTGAAGGATTGCTGAAAAATGGTGATGATTTCTGGAACCGTCTGTCCGGTGCATCTTCGGAAGGATTGCTTTCCATCGGCACTGACGGTGAGACATACGGTCATCATGTTGAATTTGGCGAAATGGCGCTTGCCTATGTACTTTCTCAAGCCATTGATAAACGGGATGAGCTTTCTCTTCTGAACTACGGAGCCTATCTGGAGCAGCATCCACCGACCCGGAAAGTAAAAATTCGTGAAGATTCATCATGGAGCTGCTACCATGGTGTTGAGCGTTGGAAAAGTGATTGCGGCTGCTGCACAGGAGGGCATCCCGGATGGAATCAACAGTGGCGTAAACCATTGCGGGACGGGCTTAATCAGGTAAGGGATTTGATGAACGCCCACTATTTTAACCACGGGGAAAAGATTTTCACGGACCCCAGAGCTGCCCTGCTTGATTACGGTATGCTTCTGAGCGGAATCGTTTCTGAAGAATATTTCTTTAAGCATCACTTTAAGGTTGAGGAAGGAACTCATGACGCTGATCTGGGCTGGAAGCTGCTTTCGATGCAGAAATGGGCGCTTTCTTCCTTTGCCAGTTGCGGATGGTTTTTTGATGATCTGGCCCGCCTTGAGCCGGTTAACAACATGGGCTTTGCATTAAGGGCGATTGAATTATCCAAAGAAACCGGCCTGATCGGTCTGGAGGAAAAATTTCTTTCCATTGCCGGCGAAGCCAGATCCAATGAAGAACGGTACGGTTCTGCTGCTGACCTTTGGGCAAGTAAAATCAAACCCCAGAGTGAAACCCCCGGAAGCCTTATTGGTCAGGCTCTTGGGCGTCTTTATGTGGAAGGTGTGCTCCCGCAACCCGGAGAAGAAGGGAGTATCAGTTGGCCCGGAGTTTCCGTTTTGATAAAGACCAACGACAGTTCATTTGTCGTGGCGCGCGGTGAAGCAGAGATCAATTGGAATTTTGAATCAGAAATAAAAAAGTATGGCTGGAAATGGGAAAAAGGTGAGCGAGTTTTAACCGGAACGGTCGAAATAACCCTTCCCGGCGGTCAGAAAGAACATTACCCGCTGACTGAAATATCGTGGAAAAAAAAGCAAACCATAGCTCTTACATGGGCCCGAAGATTTTCTGAAAGCGCATGGCAGAATCAGGTATTGAGTACCGGATGCGGACCGGTTCTCTTCAATCACTTTGAAGACTATCAAACCATACAGACTTCGGACTCCCAATGGAAAATGCTCTGGCCGGGAATTGCCTGGAATTATCTTTTCTCAGGTGATCAAGTCAGTGATGATTTTATTGAATTCGTAAAATCCGTAGGTCGCGATCATCCGGGACTTGATTTTTTTATGGAACAATTAAGTAAACATATCTGCCTGATGTTGGACAATCGTCTGACCCTTTGGGAAAACATCTGCGACGTAATAGAACGGGCACGCAGCCTCGAATTGCCACTTGATCTATGGAAGCTGCAAAACTGCTATTGGGATAAAGTTCTGATCGGAGAAAATGATCCGGAATTATCTAGAATTATTGGATTTGATTTATAA
- the tsaE gene encoding tRNA (adenosine(37)-N6)-threonylcarbamoyltransferase complex ATPase subunit type 1 TsaE has translation MTNDKLIINLPDVEATLRLGSTLASFFQETGKLIPIFMNGDLGAGKTTFVRALVESFPGAQNAEVSSPSFNILNIYPTKPQVAHFDLYRLEGQTPDDDFFDLLNDKKTLTVVEWIQYLNTEFWPESALLFTWTPAASGRTIELTLHGSATSLYEELASILKSFQ, from the coding sequence ATGACTAATGATAAACTGATCATCAATCTGCCGGATGTGGAGGCGACGCTCAGGCTCGGCTCCACTCTGGCTTCTTTTTTTCAGGAAACCGGAAAACTGATCCCCATTTTTATGAACGGTGATCTTGGGGCAGGAAAAACAACTTTTGTCCGTGCACTGGTGGAATCTTTTCCTGGTGCGCAAAACGCAGAGGTAAGCAGCCCCAGTTTCAATATACTTAATATTTACCCCACAAAACCGCAGGTCGCGCATTTTGACCTCTATCGTTTGGAGGGGCAAACCCCGGATGATGACTTTTTTGATTTGTTGAATGATAAAAAAACTTTGACAGTTGTAGAGTGGATTCAGTATCTGAATACTGAATTCTGGCCTGAAAGCGCATTGCTCTTCACTTGGACACCTGCCGCATCCGGCAGAACAATAGAATTGACCCTGCATGGTTCAGCGACCTCCCTCTATGAAGAGCTTGCCTCAATTCTCAAATCATTCCAATAA
- a CDS encoding MBL fold metallo-hydrolase → MAIQITGQYTEPCKVSVLCDNESLSDNLGSEWGLSMALQLPGDDLWLWDCGASPLFLKNAQMMDIEVAKAKGLVLSHGHWDHTGGMDALMQANFMGPVYAHPDFANKRYSINGKDGSGDASFRCEYPGTIIVRDNAELDDSLFMVTEIPRREGFFEATEGLFVDPELTQPDHVRDDAFLLLMSNSGPIVVLGCCHSGLANSLYHLRELTGIDSVHAILGGLHLYRTDVNEFENTAKVIEEFNVRTIAAGHCTGKKGYDFLNQRLDCEVLPMGSGSVYEF, encoded by the coding sequence ATGGCCATCCAGATAACCGGGCAGTATACGGAACCCTGCAAGGTATCCGTCTTATGCGACAATGAATCCTTGAGTGATAATCTGGGTAGCGAATGGGGCCTTTCCATGGCTCTTCAATTGCCCGGAGATGACCTTTGGCTCTGGGATTGCGGTGCAAGTCCGCTTTTCCTGAAAAACGCGCAAATGATGGACATCGAGGTGGCCAAGGCTAAAGGACTGGTTCTTAGTCACGGTCACTGGGACCATACAGGTGGAATGGACGCGCTCATGCAGGCAAATTTTATGGGGCCGGTCTATGCCCATCCTGATTTTGCCAACAAGCGCTATTCCATAAATGGTAAAGACGGTTCCGGTGATGCCTCGTTCCGGTGCGAATATCCCGGAACAATAATTGTCCGTGACAATGCTGAACTTGATGACAGCCTGTTCATGGTAACGGAAATTCCCCGTCGCGAGGGATTTTTTGAAGCGACAGAGGGATTGTTTGTTGACCCGGAATTGACTCAGCCCGACCATGTTCGTGATGATGCTTTTCTGCTATTGATGAGTAATTCAGGGCCGATTGTGGTTCTCGGCTGCTGTCACAGCGGGCTTGCAAATTCGCTCTACCATCTTCGTGAGTTGACGGGGATAGATTCGGTTCACGCCATTCTCGGAGGACTGCATCTTTACAGGACCGATGTAAATGAATTTGAAAATACAGCCAAAGTAATTGAAGAATTCAATGTTCGCACAATTGCGGCCGGACATTGCACCGGAAAAAAAGGGTATGATTTTTTGAATCAGCGACTCGACTGCGAAGTTCTTCCCATGGGAAGCGGTTCGGTATACGAATTCTGA